AAGCAGTATGAAACAGCAAAAAAAAAGGGATTAAGGTATAGAAGAAATGAAATTAACGGTAGATAGTGAATTATATAAAAACTTTAAAAAATTAAAAGAAGCAGAAGAAAGAGTTAGTACTGCTAAGAATAGCGAGGAGAAAAATTACTTGTATAAGGAATATCTGAGAATGGATAGAGAATTTTTTGAAGAATTGAAATGCTCTGAGGTTGCAAAAGAGATAGGTTTGATTGTTGTACGAGAATTGTATGAATTGTATTTTAGTGATAAAAAATCAAAAGAGTAGTTTAACGACTGCTCTTTTTATTTGTCGTACTGAGGGACATTAAACATCTAGGTAGAAAATAATAGTCGACAGACTTTAAATGGGAGGGACAGTTATGTCAGAAATCACATTTACACAGGAACAAGTAGATGAAATGATTAAAGAAAGAATTGCAAGAGAGAGAAAAAAGTTTGAAAGTGAGAAAAAAGAATTGGAGAGAAAGCACGGTGAAACGATTGAAGATTATGAAACAAGAATCAATAATGCCAATCTTACTGCAGAAGAGAAGTATAATAAGAGCCTTGCTGAACTTCAAAAACAACTTGATACTTCAAATACGGAACTTGCAACATTGAAAACTAATGAGATGAAAAAGGCTATATTAGGGAAATATAAAATTCCAGATAGTTTTTTAGGCAGCATTACTGGAAATACTCAAGAAGAGATTGAAGATAGTGTGAAATCTTTTTCTGAAAATTTATCTAGCTATCTTAAAACACAAAGCGGAGGAACACCAAACTCTTTAAACGGTGGAAGTGAAGGAGAAAAAGATAAAAAAGATATAGGACTTGAAGCATTCGATAAGGTTTTTAGTTCTTTTTAATTTAAAGGAGATGATAGAATATGGCAATGATTTATACTGAATTATTTGCAGACAGAATTGATGAAAGATTTACAAGTGAAGCAGTATCACAGAAAATAGTAAATAATGATTACAGCTTTGTAGGTGCTAAAACTGTAAAAGTTACTTCGATTAATACGGTTGATAATAGGGACTATAACAGAAATACAGGTTATGGAAATGCGGACATTTTACAAAATTCAATC
This genomic stretch from Leptotrichia sp. oral taxon 218 harbors:
- a CDS encoding DUF4355 domain-containing protein; protein product: MSEITFTQEQVDEMIKERIARERKKFESEKKELERKHGETIEDYETRINNANLTAEEKYNKSLAELQKQLDTSNTELATLKTNEMKKAILGKYKIPDSFLGSITGNTQEEIEDSVKSFSENLSSYLKTQSGGTPNSLNGGSEGEKDKKDIGLEAFDKVFSSF